CTTGGAGGAGGGGGTCGACGCCGGTGAGGCGGGCCAGCATCCGTTCGAACGTGTGGTGGTCGATGACGATGTTGGTCTCGATGGTGGACCCGGCGGGGGCATCAGCCCGGGCCGTGGCTGCGGAGCGGAACGCCGCGTGGAGGGCGTCGAAGCGCCGCTGGGCGTCGGTGCGGGGCAGGTCGGATGCCGTGGCGGCAGCGCCACGCTCGGCCCGGGCGGCATCCCAGTCGGCGAGGGTCTCCGCCTCGAGGAACGCCTTGAAGATGGATTCGAGCTCGGCGCCGGCGAGGGATCCGCAGCGGCCGGACAGGGTCCAGGACCCGTCGAAGCCCTGATGCAACGCGGCGTCGCGGTTCTCGTGGGCTCGTTGGTCGCGGTCGCGGGTGCCGTCCTCGTCGACGAGGCGGACCCAGTCGTCGACCATGGCGTCGAAGGCCCGGTACTCCTGAGCCTCGGCCTGGTGGGCGAAGGACTCCTCGTTGGCCTCGACCGCGGCGCGGACCCGGGGGTTGGCGTGGGCGCGGGCGATGCGTTCGACCTGGCAGCCCCCGATGCGCCCCGAGGCGAAGGCGTTGCGCACTGCGGGCATGGTGCGCAGGGCCCGGGCGCACTGGGCGCGGCGGTGGGCCTCGGCCGAGGAGAGCTGGGCGAGGTGGCGGACCATGACCTTGGCGGAGGTGTGGCCGTCGAGGACGCAGGTGGCGGTGCGGTCGATCTGCTCCACGAGGTCGACCTGCACCGACCGCATGCGGCGGGCCTGGGTCTCCAGGGCCACGATCAGCCCGCGGGCGTCGTCGGCGCTG
Above is a window of Iamia majanohamensis DNA encoding:
- a CDS encoding DUF222 domain-containing protein; this translates as METVCEPTTGEAIERLAAALDDLQHAGVTPTSADDARGLIVALETQARRMRSVQVDLVEQIDRTATCVLDGHTSAKVMVRHLAQLSSAEAHRRAQCARALRTMPAVRNAFASGRIGGCQVERIARAHANPRVRAAVEANEESFAHQAEAQEYRAFDAMVDDWVRLVDEDGTRDRDQRAHENRDAALHQGFDGSWTLSGRCGSLAGAELESIFKAFLEAETLADWDAARAERGAAATASDLPRTDAQRRFDALHAAFRSAATARADAPAGSTIETNIVIDHHTFERMLARLTGVDPLLQGAFDPFPTRSYRCSTLDGRPVEATVAVAQALVGHVRRVVVGADGVVIDMGRRRRLFTGAAALAVKLQRTTCYWPGCHTPVTACQCDHLRPWSIRADGSGGGCTCPGNGGPGCGRHNHDKERGYRVRRDPTGHIHVYRPDGTEIT